The Antricoccus suffuscus sequence TCGTGGTGATTTGCTTAGCGACGTCTTCGGGGGTCTGGTTTGGCGCCACGACCGCGACAAAAAGAGGCGTCTTACCAATCTTCGACTTCAGCGCCGCGGCATCCACGGTTTGGCCGGCGTCGGGCGACACATAGACATGACTGCCGGATTCGAACGCCTGGGCGGCCGCGTCCGCATCACCCGAAGGCTCAGCTCCAGCGGGCGTCAACGAACCGGTGAAGACCGCGAAGAAACCCACCACGACTGCAATGAGGACTCGGGCGGCCAGCGCGGAGCGCGCACCGGAAGACACGCGAATTGGCAATCTAGTCACGCGCTTACGGTAGCCCGAAGTCTTGCTTTTAGCGGTGACGTGTCCACCGCGGCGGGCGTGATTCGGTGAACGCGTCCGAGAGTTTGCCCACGGTCCCTGGTTCGGAGTCCGACGACGTCGCATCGCGTACGTCGATTGGCCCGGTCGGATACTCGTGCGGATCGTCATAGGACCGAAACGCGTCTAGCGCGGCAGACGCCTCGCCGGAGTGATACTGCTCATCCGTCTCGTGCGGCACAGGCACCAGCCGTGACTCGTCGTACTCATCCTCGTGGTCGCTGATTTCCGAGTCGCCAAAGAGTAGATGCGAGATCCGTCGGTAGAGCACGTCGGCCTTCGGGAGGTACGTGATCCGAGACATCGCTTGATCTTGGCCGGCGGACTCCACGATAAAGGTGCCGTAGCCGAATAGCTGGCCGACCACGGGTTTCTCGTACGTGAGGTCGGTGATTTTTACCATCGGAATCACCGCGACCCGACGGGTCAGAACCCCGCTCACGAGCATCATTCGCTGGCGGGTGATGACGTAGCGCTCCATCCGCCACTCGAGGAGGTGGTAACCGAACCGCAGCGCGCTGACCAACACGATGAGTGCACCAATCGTGCCGACCCAGTTCACCGTTTCGAACAGATACGTCAGCATGAGGGCGATCGCGATGAAACCGACCGTCTCGACGAATGACACGCCAAGCACCATGAAGTGACGGCGTTCGCCGATGACGGCGGTTTCGCCGGGGAGAAGGTAGCGGGTGGGATCGCCCATCCCGGTGGCGACCATCCTAATTAAGAGCCGATCGACCCGATGAACTGGGCAAACGACTGCGCCGCGCTCTTCAGGCCGCTCGCGGCATTCTTAATCAAGTCCGATGCATCGGTCGGGTTGCTCAGCACGTAGAACACCACAAACGCGATCAGCAGCAAACCGATGATCTTTTTCGCGCTCATCTACGGAAGCTCCAACGAATCAGGGACGCTCTTGGGGGAAGTGCCGACAGCCGCGCGCTACGGACTGTCCGCACCGCACGCCACACCAGCAACAAGCGTCACATTGGCATCAACCGTACCCGCCAGGACGGCGATTCACCCTAAGCCAAGACGGCGTGCCGCGCACGAGTCCAGCGCGACCGCGTCGACCCGTTTCGACTAACCTGGTGCGGCGGCGTACTCGAACCAAGGCAGGTGGCTGACAATC is a genomic window containing:
- a CDS encoding PH domain-containing protein, with the protein product MGDPTRYLLPGETAVIGERRHFMVLGVSFVETVGFIAIALMLTYLFETVNWVGTIGALIVLVSALRFGYHLLEWRMERYVITRQRMMLVSGVLTRRVAVIPMVKITDLTYEKPVVGQLFGYGTFIVESAGQDQAMSRITYLPKADVLYRRISHLLFGDSEISDHEDEYDESRLVPVPHETDEQYHSGEASAALDAFRSYDDPHEYPTGPIDVRDATSSDSEPGTVGKLSDAFTESRPPRWTRHR